In one Brassica oleracea var. oleracea cultivar TO1000 chromosome C9, BOL, whole genome shotgun sequence genomic region, the following are encoded:
- the LOC106314546 gene encoding glutathione S-transferase T3-like, giving the protein MDPYIQQCSFQNLLNSQQPNSQWNESVESVSASVLREPYQSFPRESYQSVPPESVSASDASVPNGNDDGNENAKTVTPERKERRKWSPTEDGVLISSWLNTSKDALVGNEQKASAFWKRIAAYYAASPKLAGVKPRAYNLKKWCFTLEMMDGVGGK; this is encoded by the exons ATGGATCCTTATATTCAACAATGTAGCTTTCAAAACCTCTTGAACAGTCAACAACCCAACAGTCAGTGGAATGAGTCTGTTGAGTCTGTTTCTGCGTCTGTCCTTCGTGAGCCTTATCAGTCTTTCCCTCGTGAGTCTTATCAGTCTGTCCCTCCTGAGTCTGTCTCTGCGTCTGATGCCTCTGTTCCCAATGGCAATGATGATGGCAATGAAAACGCAAAGACTGTGACTCCTGAACGTAAAGAGAGGCGTAAGTGGTCACCAACAGAAGATGGTGTGCTGATAAGTTCTTGGTTGAACACTTCCAAGGATGCATTGGTGGGGAATGAGCAGAAGGCAAGTGCATTTTGGAAACGAATTGCGGCTTACTATGCTGCGAGTCCCAAGCTAGCTGGTGTGAAGCCGAGAGCGTACAATTT GAAAAAATGGTGTTTTACGTTGGAAATGATGGATGGAGTTGGGGGAAAATGA